The Sporosarcina ureae genomic sequence AGGCAAAAACACCTTGTGTCTGCTCTGTTTCGGAAATTTCCTTAGCGACTGCAGCTGTCAATTCAATAATTGGCGCTGTCCAATGTGCCGGAATTTCAATATCTTCGCGTACAAGTAATTGAATAACCAAATCGGGCTGTTTAATGGCTTCTTCGACAAGATGAAAACCTTCCACAAGGAACTCTTTTGTTTGATCGCGTTCCTTTCTAGTCGTAACTAATTTCTTCCAATGTTTCACTAATGAGTTTTGAGTTGATTCAATTCGTTTATTCAAGAGGCTGAACATCCTTTTTTTCTTTTTAGTGTATCAAATCGACGTATATTTAGCGACTTTTGTGGAAAAGATGAGAATAAAGGAGGCTGAAGAACATGAATTTCCAAATACGCGATGCGATCTCAGCAAACATGACAAACAATAGCTCCACTGACGTACGAGGTGTTATCGACGATGCCATTCAACGAGGCGAAGAACACCTATTACCTGGATTGGGTGTGTTTTTCGAGCAACTATGGAAACGGGCAGACGAAACAGAAAAAGTAGAAATCACTAACGAACTATCACAAGCATTCGCCCAAGCACAATAAAAGACCAGTAAAGAAAAGATAAACCCTTCACATTGATTAAAGTGTGAAGGGTTTATCTTTTGAACTATATTTTCTTATCATCGCATTTTTCAGAAAAAACGCTAGTGGACCGAAGTGTAAGGCGGCGACTCGGGGAGGATCATCCCGACAGGTTAGACAACTAAAGGGAGCAAGAGCCGTAACGAAGGACGGCTTTTGCGAGTAAAAGCGAAGCGTTAGGAGCACATCTTTGAACTTGCGACCTAGTTGGCTAACCGCGGGCCCTCCCCAACGCGTCCGCCTGGAACGCAGGGAAACGGTGCACCCGCGTGTCTTTTACTTCTTCGTATAGCGCTCTTTCAACTGATCACGCAAAGCCGCCTTCAAAAACTTCCCAACAGACGTCTTAGGAATCTCCTTGACAAACAAAATCTCATCCGGAATCCACCAACTCGCAAACTGCCCCTTTAGTGAATCTTTCAACTCTTGCACTTTCGCGTCACTCTCCGCCACATTCTCATTCAACACTACACAAGCCACCGGGCGCTCCATCCACTTCTCGTGCGGAACCGCAATTACCGCTGCCTCGTACACATCGTCATGTGACATCAATGTATTTTCCAAATCTACAGAAGAAATCCATTCGCCGCCACTCTTGATCAGGTCCTTCGTACGATCCATCAACTTCAAATAGCCATCCTCTGTCATAACCGCTATATCTCCTGTATAAAGCCAACCATCTTTAAACGCTTCTTCTGTACGCTCATCTTTATAATATTCACTTGCAATCCATGGGCCTCTGACAGTCAACTCACCCATCGTCTGGCCGTCCCACGGTACTTCCCCTTCTTCATTGACTACACGAATATCAAGTCCCGGCATGACCAAGCCTTGCAACGCACGCATATCGATTCTCTCATCTACTGTCAAATTATCCATGGAAGAAGTTAATACAGATAAACTGACAAGTGGGGAAGTTTCCGTCATGCCATAGCCGACAATGAATGGAACTTTGTATTTCTCTTCATAAGTACGAATTAAGCCTTTTGGTGAAGCAGAGCCACCACACACAATAGCACGCAGTGAAGAGATATCACGTGGATTTTGTTCCAATTCTTTCAGTACAGCGAGCCAAATCGTCGGTACCCCTGCAGTAAGGGTTACTTTTTCACTTTCAATTAGATCAAGGAGTACCGTCGGATTAAATCCTGGTCCCGGCAAGACTTGTGTCGTGCCGTAGAAAACACTTGCGAACGGAATTCCCCATGCGTTGACGTGAAACATCGGTACGACGGACATGGCAATATCTCGTTCACACACTCCCATTGCATCCGATAATCCAAGTGCGTAACATTGTAGAACCAATCCTCGGTGCGTATAAATAACTCCTTTTGGTAGTCCTGTCGTGGCTGATGTGTAGCAAAGACCAGCTGGTGTATTTTCATCCAAATCTTGTGGATAGTCGTACTCATCTGAGGCACTTTCTAACAGTGCTTCATAGGAATGCACATTTTCTAGTGTAGTCTCAGGGATTTCTTTACTGTCCCCCATGACCACAAAATGTTTTACCGTTTTCAACATGGGTGCCATTTTCTCAAGATGAGGGAAAAATTCTGCGTCTACTAGCAAGATTTCATCTTCTGCGTGATTGATAATATATATAATATGTTCAGGTGATAGTCGGATGTTGATCATATGCAGGATTGCACCCGTACAAGGCACCGCAAAATACGCTTCTAGATGACGGTGATGATTCCAAGCGAACGTCCCAACTTTCGTTCCATGCTTCATTCCTAACTGAGTCAGTGCATTCGATAGTTTACGTGTTCTCTTTGCCCATTCACGATACGTAAAACGCTGTATACGCTGTTCTCCTGTTCGTGAAATAACCATCTTGTTTGGAAAAAATCGCTCTGCGCGTGTAATAAATGTAGATAGAATCAGTGGTGTTTGCATCATATCCATCCGCTCCTCTTTCGTTTAGAAGTGAAATTATCAATCCGTCGTGCATATTCCAAAGCATGTCCTATTCATTTCAATGAAATCTACGCGCAGATGGAATGATTCTCAGGATGTACTCTATGCGCAAATAAACCACTCTATGAATACGTACTATCTTTACTTTCTGAATATAGTATACACATTATCAAACTATTCTGTCTACACGATTCAGCAGTATATCGCTTATCCTATTTTTTGACGAGTCCAAAAGAAGGCATCTACACCCAAAACGGTTAGTGTGCCGAAGACGATCGACCAAATAGCAAGGCCTAACAGCAACCAAAAGGCTGTCTGTGATTTAGATGAACCTAGTGCTAGTGCTAGGAATGCTGCCAGATGGGAGCCAATCAGAACTGGCCCGAGCAATGCTAGACCTGGAACACCAAAGCGTTTCCAAATTTTCTCCGCACGCTCTGTACGCTTTGACGGAGTTTTTACATCGGTTTTCTTTTTGCTTTCCCACCAGTTTTTCAATTTCTGAAAAACTATAATTTCAAGTACTATAGTTAAAGCGTTTCCTGCAAAACCAACCACTATAGCAGTTGGCGGAGACATCCCCCGTAGAATTCCCAAAGGAACCGCCACCAATACTTCAAATCCCGGAGCTGCACCCGCAAGAAATACAAGTAAATACGTAATCAACTATTTTCCTCCCCTATTCGGATTCCATTCAGTATATCAAATGAAAGACAGCACAACATAAAAAAACTGCTTTCCGAATTACCAGGAAAGCAGCTAATCGATTTATTATAGTAAAGATGCGAGGATCGCTTTTTGTGCATGCAGACGGTTTCCTGCTTGCTGGAATACATACGAGTTATTCCCGTCGATTACGGAAGTCGACACTTCTTCTTCACGGTGTGCTGGTAGACAATGCAAGAACACATAATCTTTTTTCGCATGGCCAACCAATTGATCATTGATCTGGAAGTCTTTGAAGTCTACTAGACGCTTCGCCGCTTCCTCTTCCTGCCCCATACTAGTCCAAACATCCGTATAAATTGCATCTGCATCAGTGGAAGACTCAATCGGATCGTACGTCGACGTCACGCTTCCGCCATTCGACTCAGCAATTTTCTTCGCCTTTTCAAACAATCCTGCGTGGTATTCATATCCTTTAGGTGTCGCGACAGAAACATGCATGCCCATATGTGCACCGGCAATTACTAATGAATGCGCAACGTTGTTTCCGTCCCCAATATAGGAGAGTTTCAAGCCTTTCAAATCGCCTTTAACTTCTTTGATGGTTAGTAAATCCGCCATCGCCTGGCACGGGTGGAATAGATCAGTTAATCCGTTAATGATTGGGACTGAAGTATGTTCTGCCAATTCTTCCACCATTTTATGGGATTTCGCACGGATCATGACACCATCTAGAAACTCGGATAATACTTTTCCAGTATCTGAAACAGATTCTCCACGTCCAATCTGTAAATCCCGTGCATTCATGAACAAACCATGTCCGCCCAATTGGATCATGCCTACTTCGAATGAAATACGCGTACGTGTAGAGTTCTTTTCAAAAATCATGCCTAGTGTCTTACCCGCCAAGATGTCCGGTGTCTTACCAGCCAATGTATCTTGCTTCATGTCATATGCTAGTTGTATGAGATATGCAATTTCCTCACTAGAATAATCGAGCAGTGTTAAAAAG encodes the following:
- the sspI gene encoding small acid-soluble spore protein SspI, coding for MNFQIRDAISANMTNNSSTDVRGVIDDAIQRGEEHLLPGLGVFFEQLWKRADETEKVEITNELSQAFAQAQ
- a CDS encoding long-chain fatty acid--CoA ligase — its product is MMQTPLILSTFITRAERFFPNKMVISRTGEQRIQRFTYREWAKRTRKLSNALTQLGMKHGTKVGTFAWNHHRHLEAYFAVPCTGAILHMINIRLSPEHIIYIINHAEDEILLVDAEFFPHLEKMAPMLKTVKHFVVMGDSKEIPETTLENVHSYEALLESASDEYDYPQDLDENTPAGLCYTSATTGLPKGVIYTHRGLVLQCYALGLSDAMGVCERDIAMSVVPMFHVNAWGIPFASVFYGTTQVLPGPGFNPTVLLDLIESEKVTLTAGVPTIWLAVLKELEQNPRDISSLRAIVCGGSASPKGLIRTYEEKYKVPFIVGYGMTETSPLVSLSVLTSSMDNLTVDERIDMRALQGLVMPGLDIRVVNEEGEVPWDGQTMGELTVRGPWIASEYYKDERTEEAFKDGWLYTGDIAVMTEDGYLKLMDRTKDLIKSGGEWISSVDLENTLMSHDDVYEAAVIAVPHEKWMERPVACVVLNENVAESDAKVQELKDSLKGQFASWWIPDEILFVKEIPKTSVGKFLKAALRDQLKERYTKK
- a CDS encoding small multi-drug export protein, encoding MITYLLVFLAGAAPGFEVLVAVPLGILRGMSPPTAIVVGFAGNALTIVLEIIVFQKLKNWWESKKKTDVKTPSKRTERAEKIWKRFGVPGLALLGPVLIGSHLAAFLALALGSSKSQTAFWLLLGLAIWSIVFGTLTVLGVDAFFWTRQKIG
- the argF gene encoding ornithine carbamoyltransferase, whose product is MVKTNQTTTGIDKDSLKGRDFLTLLDYSSEEIAYLIQLAYDMKQDTLAGKTPDILAGKTLGMIFEKNSTRTRISFEVGMIQLGGHGLFMNARDLQIGRGESVSDTGKVLSEFLDGVMIRAKSHKMVEELAEHTSVPIINGLTDLFHPCQAMADLLTIKEVKGDLKGLKLSYIGDGNNVAHSLVIAGAHMGMHVSVATPKGYEYHAGLFEKAKKIAESNGGSVTSTYDPIESSTDADAIYTDVWTSMGQEEEAAKRLVDFKDFQINDQLVGHAKKDYVFLHCLPAHREEEVSTSVIDGNNSYVFQQAGNRLHAQKAILASLL